The Streptomyces sp. NBC_00659 genomic interval TCCCCGAGTACGGCTCCGGTTCGCTGGCCGATCTGCTCCCTACGCTCGCCGCCGGCATGTCCGTTCCCGGCGCGACCGCCGCCATACCCGAGCTGACCGCAGCCGACCGGAACTGCGTGTTCCTGATCGACGGTCTGGGCTGGGAGCAGCTCAAGGCTCACCCGGACGAGGCACCCTTCATGACGTCGCTGCTGGCGTCCTCGCGCGGCGGTACGGGACGCCCGATCACCGCCGGCTACCCGGCCACCACCGCGACCTCCCTCGCCTCCGTGGGCACCGGCCTGCCCCCGGGCGCCCACGGCCTGCCCGGCTACACCGCGCGCAACCCCGCCACCGGCGAGCTGATGAACCAGCTCCGCTGGAACCCGTGGACCGAGCCGCGCGCCTGGCAGCCCTACCCCACGATCTTCCAGCTGGCCGACGCGGCCGGTGTGCACACTGCCCAGGTCTCCTCGCCGACCTTCCAGAACACTCCGCTGACGAAGGTCGCGCTGAGCGGCGGGACGTTCCACGGCCGGCTGTCCGGCGAGGAGCGCATGGACTTCGCCGCCGAGCAACTGTCCGCCGGTGACCGCTCGTTGGTCTACACGTACTACGCGGAGGTGGACGGCAAGGGCCACCGCTTCGGCGTCGACTCCGACCCCTGGCGCGGCCAGCTCATGTACGTCGACCGGCTGGTCCAGCGCCTCGCGGAGCAGTTGCCGCCGCGCACGGCCCTGTATGTCACCGCCGACCACGGCATGATCGACATCCCGTTCGACGAACAGCACCGCATCGACTTCGACGAGGACTGGGAGCTGCGCGCCGGTGTCGCCCTGCTGGGCGGAGAGGGCCGTGCCCGTCATGTGTACGCGGTCCCGGGCGCCGAGGCGGACGTGCTGACCTGCTGGCGCGAAGTGCTGGGCGAGCAGTTCTGGGTCGCCTCCCGTGACGAGGCGATCGACGCGGGCTGGTTCGGCCCGCGGGTCGACGAGCGGGTCTACGCCCGGCTGGGTGACGTCATCGCCGCCGCCCGGGACGACGTCCTGATCATCGCGTCGGAACGGGAGCCGAAGGAGTCGGTGATGGTCGGCAACCACGGCTCGATGACCCCGGTCGAGCAGCTGGTGCCCCTCCTCCAAGTACGCTCCTGACGCCCTCCCCCTTCCCTGTTGCCCGAAAGGTGCTCAACTCCCCATGCCCGAGCTGGTGTTCTTCTCCGGAACGATGGACTGCGGGAAGTCCACGCTGGCTCTCCAGATCGAGCACAACCGCTCGGCCCGGGGGCTGCAGGGCATGATCTTCACGCGTGACGACCGCGCGGGCGAGGGCAAGCTCTCCTCGCGTCTCGGGCTGGTCACCGACGCGGTCGAGGTCGGAGACGACCAGGACCTGTACGCCTATCTGGTGGACCACCTCTCGCAGGGCGGCCGGGCCGACTACGTGATCGCGGACGAGGCGCAGTTCCTTGCCCCCGCGCAGATCGACCAGCTGGCCCGTGTGGTGGACGACCTGGACGTCGACGTCTTCGCCTTCGGGATCACCACCGACTTCCGGTCCAAGCTCTTCCCCGGCTCCCAGCGCCTCGTCGAACTCGCCGACCGGGTCGAGGTGCTCCAGGTCGAGGCCCTGTGCTGGTGCGGCGCCCGCGCCACGCACAACGCCCGCACCGTGGGCGGTGAGATGGTCGTCGAGGGCGCCCAGGTGGTCGTCGGTGACGTCAACCAGCACGAGAGCATCGGCTACGAGGTCCTGTGCCGCCGGCACCACCGACGTCGTATGACAGCCGCCACGGCCCGCGCGAGCGCCCTGTCCCCCGACGTCCTGCCGATCGCCCCGGGCTGAGGCCTGTACCGGAACTCCGTCTCCGGAAAGCTGCCGTCTACGGAAAGCTGCGGGGCCAGGAAAGCTGCGAGGCCAGGAAAGCTGCCGGGTCGGGAGAGCTGCTGGGTCACGAGACGGCGTGGATCAGGGAGAAGACGGCGCCCTCCGGATCCGCAACCGTCGCCACGCGGCCGTACGGGGAGTCGTGGGCCGCCCGAAGGAGGCGTCCGCCGAGTTCCGTGACGAGGCGGACGGTGTCGTCCGGTTCGGCGGCCTCGAAGTACGTCAGCCAGTGCGGGCCCCGGTCGCGCGGCAGAGTGTTCCCGACGCCGTGGACGCCGGCCACCGGCCGTCCGTCGATGTGCAGGGTCACGTAGTCGAAGCCGGGCGAGCCGGCCGGTTCCAGGTCGTAGCCGAAGACCGCCTGGTAGAACTTGACGACGCTCTCCGTGTCGCGCGTCACGAGCTCGTTCCACGCCGGGGTGCCCGGCACGCCGGTGAGCTCCGTGCCCAAGTGGGCCATCCTCTGCCAGATCCCGAAGACCGCGCCCGACGTGTCGGAGGCGATCGCCAGGCGGCCGGCCTCGGCGGCGTCCAGCGGTCCCACGCCCACGGTTCCCCCGCTGTACCGCACCTTCTCGGCGGTCCGGTCCACGTCGGCCGACGCGAAGTAGGGCGTCCAGGCGATCGGCAGATGCCGGTCCGGCGGCAACTGGCCGATCCCGGCCACCTCGCGGCCGTCGAGCAGCGCCCGGGCGTAGGGGCCGAGCTGCGGGGGGCCGGGCTGGAACTCCCAGCCGAACAGCGCTCCGTAGAACTCCTGGGTCGCGGCCGTGTCATGCGCCATCAGGCTCACCCAGCAGGGTGTCCCGGGCGTGTGCCGAGCGTGCGTGGTGCCGTTCGGGCCGGCCGATTCCCGTGCCTCGGTCATCGTCACTCTCTTCTCGGCCCCTCGCGGTGGCCGGTCACCTTCCGCCTGCGAACACGCGTACTCAGTCGCGTGCGTGCGCGCCCGTGCCGATGCTCGCACCACCGGTCATGCCGGAGGTCCCTCCCGCGCCGCGGTCGAGCGGTGCGGGAACGGACGACGTCCGATCCGCCGCCTCTCCTCCGTCGCGGAGCGATTGCCGTGCGGTGCCCATCGGTTGTACAGCATGTGCCCGATCCCGTACGCCTGGTGATCGGACCTGCCCGGCGGAGCAGAGTAACCGGACATGGACGAAGCGGCCACCCCGTGCGCAAGGATGGGGCCATGAACGCCATCATCACGGCACCCGAACTCGCCAGTGACCTGGCCGGGCCGACCCCGCCGGTCCTCCTCGACGTCCGCTGGCGGTTGGGCGGTCCCAACCTGCGCTCCGAGTACGAGAACGCGCACATCCCCGGTGCCGTCTTCGTCGATCTGGATTCCGAACTCGCTGGTCCGGCCGGTGCGGCGGGCCGGCATCCGCTCCCCGACCCCGAGGTCTTCGGCGCGGCGATGCGGGCCGCGGGAGTGTCCCGGAACCGCGATGTCGTCGTGTACGACGGCGGGCAGGGCTGGGCGGCCGCGCGCGCCTGGTGGCTGCTGGGCCATTCGGGTCATCCGTCGGTACGCGTGCTTGACGGCGGGTTCGCCGCCTGGAGCGGGCCGGTCTCCTCGGAGGTCCCCTCGCCGGCGCCCGGAACGTTCGTACCGACGGCCGGCGACCGGCCGTCGCTCGACGCGGACGGGGCGGCCGCGCTCGCCCGCACCGGGCTGCTGCTGGACGCCCGCGCGGGGGAGCGGTACCGGGGCGAGGTCGAGCCGATCGATCCGGTCGGCGGTCACATCCCGGGTGCCGTGTCCGCGCCAACCACCGAGAACGTCACGGAGGACGGACGGTTCCTGCCGGCGGACGAACTCGCCGACCGTTTCAAGTCACTCGGGGTGACACCGGCGTCCGAGGTCGGTGTCTACTGCGGTTCCGGCGTCTCGGGCGCCCATGAGGTGCTGGCCCTCGCCGTGGCCGGCATTCCCGCGGCGCTGTACGTGGGTTCGTGGTCGGAGTGGTCCCAGGACACGGACCGCCCCGTCGCGGTGGGCCCCGATCCGCAGTGACACCCGCAGTGACACCCGCGGTGGCGAGCGCGGGGACGCCGGGGGAGGACCACCCGTAGGAACGCTGCGGGGGCGTCCACGGGAACACGCGCATGACGACGGGGACCGTACCGGATCGGTGCGGTCCCCGTCGTCATGGAACTGGCCAGTCCTGCTTCTTCTGGCTAATCCTGCTTCTTACGGCGTGTGCCGAAGACGATCTCGTCCCAGCTCGGGACCGCCGCTCTGCGGCCCGGACGGACGCCGTCGGCCTCGGCCTGGCGGTCGGTCGCGCCGACCAGCCGGTCGCGGTGGCTGCCCACCGAGCGGGGCATGAGCACGTCCGCGTACGCGGAACCGGCACCCGCCGAGGCGGCGGGAGCCGGGGGCTCCTCCTCCTCGGGCTCGGGGACGGGCTCCTCGGCCGCGGGGCGCTCGGCGGGGGCGGGCCGCTCGGGCACCACCATGTCGCCCCGGAAGCTGGGCACCGCCTCCAGAAGGCTGGTCAGCGAGTCCCGGTCCTCGGCCTCTTCGGAGGATTCCGGAGACGCCGGGGGCAGACTCGGCCGCTCCGTCTGGCGGTCCAGGGCGCGGTCCAGCGGACGGTCACGGGGCAGCCGGGCGATCCGCGGTACGAACGGGAAGCTCGGCTCGGGCGCGGCGAGATCGTCGGACTCGCCGATCAGCGAGCGCGCCTCGTCGTCGACGGCCTGGACGAGCCGCCGGGGCGGGTCGTAGGTCCAGCTCGCCGCGTGCGGTTCGCCCGCGACCCGGTAGACCAGCATGACTTCCCAGGTGCCGTCGTCGCGGCGCCAGGAGTCCCACTGGACGGTGTCCTTCTCGGCGCCCCGGATCAGCAGCCGCTCCTGGACGGCTTCACCGAGCTGGGGACCGGCGTTCTCGCCGGGGCGGCGGACGGGAGTCTTCCTGGCGCGCTCGGCCATGAAGGCGCGCTCGGCCAGCACGGGTCCCTCGAAACGGCGTACGCGATCGACGGGGATGCCGGCGAGCTGGGCGACTTCCTCCGCGGAGGCACCGGCGCGTATACGCGCCTGGATGTCGCGGGGGCGGAGATGGCTCTCCACCTCGATCTCGATCTGGCCGAGGCGGGGACGGTCGCCGCGTACGGCGGCGCGCAGCCGCTCGTCAATCGGAAGCGTGTATTCCGTACTGTCCGCAGCCTTCAGCACCAGCCGTGTGCCGTCGTTAGAGACGGCCACGACACGCAGTTCGGGCATGGGGACCTCCCGGGTGGTGCCTGCCGACGTCACGTGCGTCGCTGCTTCCGCTAGTCGAGTGTGGCCTGCCCGGGTGCAGCCTGCCACAACCTTGCCGAGTTGCCCGGCGTGTCGGGCGCGGGCCCGGGGTCGCCGTTATGGCACGGTTACCTATTCGCAACGCTAAGTGACGAACTCCATCACCCTGTGCAACGAGCCCCCTCCCGGTGGTCCTGCAAGGCCCCGGACACCCTGGCGGGAGTCCGGACCCAGGGCTCGCAACAGTACTCCATTCGGGCCACTTGCGTGGATCGGCACGCCGCCCAACTTCTAGCGGGGGGTGCTAGTTGGTCGATCCTGGCGCACTTTCGGCGGCCGGGCGCTGTGGCACAGTTCACGCAATCGGCAGAAACGGAACTTATCGTTTCGCCTGTACGTCCCTTTCTCGTGCGGTCGGTCGATCGAGTACGGGAAAGGCAGGCAAGGTCCGGGAATGCGTGAGAAGCCGGAAGTCGGCGGCGAACAGCCGGGTGCCGACAGGGAACCGAGGAAGAGGCGGCTGGACCTGAGCGTCCCCCAGGTGGCGGGGAGCGCGGTCGCCGCGGTGGTCGCGGCGAAACTGGCGTCGTACTTCGGCGTCTACGGGACGATCCTGGGCGCCGGGCTGGTCAGCGTCGTCGCGACCTGCGGAGGAACGCTGTTCCAGCACTTCTTCAGGCGCACCGGCGAACAGTTCCGTGACGTGACGGTGCAGCCGAGACCGATGCCCCGGCAGCTGCCCGGTGCGCCCGGGGAGTTCGGCGAAGGGACCGTGTACCGCGCGCGGGTCAGGAGCTGGAAGAGGCCGCTGGTCGCGACCGCTCTCGTCTTCGGCGTCACGATGGCCGGAATCACCACGTACGAAGCGGTCTCGGGGCAGAGCTTCAGCGGCGACGGCACCAGCACGACGGTCGGCGACGCCTTCAAGGGGAACAACGCCGGCTCGGGGAAGCGGGAGCCGGGCACGGCACCGTCGACCGGGTCCTCGCCGTCCTCGCCGGCGGCCTCTCAGGAGGCTCCGACGCCTTCCGGCGGCACCGCCGGTTCGGGTGACACGGGCGGTGACGGCACGGCCACCGCGCCGGCCCCGGGGGACGGCACGGCATCGGAGCCGGAAGCCGGGGACGGCACCCCGGCTCCCGAAACCAGCGAGACCGCTACGACCCCAGAACCCTCCGCAAGTAGTCGTTCGCAAAGCGCCGGTCAGGATCAAGACGGTCCCGCAGCGCGGTGAACTCGCCGAAGCGCGGATAGGCCCGGGAGAAGTACTCCGCGTCGCGGGTGTGCACCTTGCCCCAGTGCGGCCGGCCCTCGTGCGCGGTGAAGATCCGCTCGGCCGCGGTGAAGTACGCCTGATAGGGGGTGCCCTTGAACATGTGGACGGCGATGTACGCGCTGTCCCGCCCGGACGCCGTGGAGAGGGTGATGTCGTCGGCGGGCGCCGTCCGCACCTCCACGGGGAAGCTCACCCGCAGGGTCGAGCTGTCGACCATCGCCTTCAGCTCGCGCAGCGTCTCGACCAGGGCCTCGCGCGGCACGGCGTACTCCATCTCCACGAACCGCACGCGGCGCGGAGAGGTGAAGACCTTGTACGGGATGTCGGTGTAGGTCCGCGCGGACAGCACGCGGCTGGAGAATCCGGCGATCGACGGGATGGCCGCGGGAACGGCCCGACCGAGCAGGTTGGCCACCTGGAAGGCGCCGTTGGAGAGGAACTCGTCCTCGATCCAGCCGCGGACGGGGCCGACCGGGTTCTCGGGGCCCGCGCTGCGGTTGTTGCGCTTGGTGTTGCAGTTGCCGGTGTGCGGGAACCAGTAGAACTCGAAGTGCTCGTTCTCGGTGAAGAGTTCCTCGAAGTCGGCGGTGACCTTGTCGAAGGTCATCGGCTCCTCGCGGGCCGTGAGCAGGAAGACGGGCTCCACGGAGAACGTGATCGCGGTGACGATTCCCAGGGCGCCGATGCCTATGCGGGCCGACGCGAAGACCTCCGGGTTCTCGCTCTCGGAACAGGTGAGCACCGAGCCGTCGGCCGTCACGAGTTCAAGTCCCGTGATCTGGGCGGCGATCGAGGCCGAGTCCCGCCCGGTGCCGTGGGTTCCGGTGCTGGTCGCCCCTGAGACCGTCTGCTCCATGATGTCGCCCATGTTCGTGAGCGACAGGCCCTCGCGAGCCAGGGCCATGTTGAGCCTCTTGAGCGGGGTGCCGGCCTCGACGGTGACCGTCATGGCCGCACGGTCGATCTTGCGGATCCCGGTCAACAGTTGAGGGCGGATCAATACGCCGTCGGTCGCGGCGGCGGCCGTGAAGGAGTGCCCGGTGCCGACGGCCTTCACCGTCAGACCGTCCTCGGCCGCCTTCCGTACGGCGGCGGAGAGTTCGTCCACCGAGGCGGGGGTGACCTCCCGTACGGGAAGGGCGGTGACGTTGCCCGCCCAGTTACGCCACGTGCCGCTCTTCTCGCTCACTGCGGTGCTCATGAGACCCTCCCCGCTGCAGAACCGGCCTGCTGAGCCGGCGGTAGCCGAGGAAACCGACCGCGACCGCGACGGCCCCGGACACCGCCGGAACCCCGTACCCGGCCTTCGCGCCGGCGGAGTCGATCACCCAGCCGGCCACGGAGGAGCCGAGCGCGACCCCGACGGCGAGCCCTGTACTCACCCAGGTCATGCCTTCGGTCAGTTTCGCGCGAGGTACGTGCTGCTCGATGAGGGACATCGTCGTGATCATCGTGGGAGCGATGGACAGGCCCGCAACGAACAGCGCCACGGCCAGGAACGGCAAGTTTCCGACCAGTAGGAGGGGGATCATACTCACGGCCATCGCGCATATGCCCAGCAGCCACCTGCCTTCCGCCGACCCCTTGAAGTGCAGCAGTCCGAAGACCGCTCCCGCGAGGCAGGAGCCCGCCGCGTAGAGGGCCAGGACGATGCTCGCGGCGCCCTTGTGGCCCTGCTCCTCGGCGAAGGCCACGGTGACCACGTCGACGGCTCCGAAGATCGCCCCCGTCGCCACGAACGTGGCCACCAGGACCTGGAGTCCCGCGGAGCGGAGCGCCGAGCCGCCGCTGTGCTGTCCGCGCGGATGCGGCTGGGGCTCGGTGGCGCGCTGGGAGGTCAGCCAGAAGACCCCGGCCGTCAGGAAACAGGCGGCGAGCAGTGGTCCGGCCTCCGGGAACCACACCGTGGACAGGCCGATGGAGATGATCGGTCCGAAGATGAAGCAGATTTCGTCCACCACGGACTCCAGGGAGTACGCGGTGTGCAGTTGCGGGGTGCCTCCGTAGAGCGCCGCCCAGCGGGCCCGGATCATCGCGCCGATGCTCGGGACGCAGCCGATCCCGGCCGAGCACACGAACAGGACCCAGTCCGGCCACTTGTAGTGCGCGGCGACCAGCAGCATCCCGGCCGCCGCGAGCGCGAAGACCGTCACCGGGCGCAGGATCCGCCGCTGACCGTGCAGGTCCACCAGGCGGGAGACCTGCGGGCCCATCGCCGCGGCCGCCAGCGCGATGGTCGCCGACAGGGCGCCCGCGAGGCCGTAGCGCCCGGTCAGCTGGGAGATCATCGTGACGACGCCGATGCCCATCATGGACAGCGGCATCCGGCCGAGCAGGCCCGCGGCGGAGAAGCTCTTGGAGCCGGGAGCGGCGAACAGGGCGCGGTACGGGCTGGTCACGAGGGTCTCCGTCGGCTCCGTTCGGCCCGCCCCGTCACGTGGGCGGCCCGAACCTGGGTAAGGCGTGAAGGTGGCCGATACAGCTTACTGGTTAGGTAACCCTAACGCAGCCTCTCGTGGCTGCCCGACGGCGCTGCCCGTCCCGTCCGTCCGACACGGAGTCCAGGGTGCCCGTCCGGCAACGCAGCCCCTCGTGCCCCTCCGGCCGTCTGTCCGGGCGGCGCCCGTCCGGGCACGCTCCCGCCGCGCGCCCCGCCGTCGTCGTCCGCACGCCACCCCGCCGGTTATCGCCTGTCAGTGACGGGTGGCAGGATCGGATCCATGCCAGAAGTGCTCGATGCCACCCCCTACGACGCCCTGCTCCTGCTCTCGTTCGGCGGTCCGGAGGGCCCGGACGACGTGGTCCCGTTCCTGGAGAACGTGACGCGGGGCAGAGGCATCCCCAGGGAACGCCTCAAGGAGGTCGGGCAGCACTACTTCCTGTTCGACGGAATCAGCCCCA includes:
- a CDS encoding thymidine kinase → MPELVFFSGTMDCGKSTLALQIEHNRSARGLQGMIFTRDDRAGEGKLSSRLGLVTDAVEVGDDQDLYAYLVDHLSQGGRADYVIADEAQFLAPAQIDQLARVVDDLDVDVFAFGITTDFRSKLFPGSQRLVELADRVEVLQVEALCWCGARATHNARTVGGEMVVEGAQVVVGDVNQHESIGYEVLCRRHHRRRMTAATARASALSPDVLPIAPG
- a CDS encoding D-arabinono-1,4-lactone oxidase, coding for MSTAVSEKSGTWRNWAGNVTALPVREVTPASVDELSAAVRKAAEDGLTVKAVGTGHSFTAAAATDGVLIRPQLLTGIRKIDRAAMTVTVEAGTPLKRLNMALAREGLSLTNMGDIMEQTVSGATSTGTHGTGRDSASIAAQITGLELVTADGSVLTCSESENPEVFASARIGIGALGIVTAITFSVEPVFLLTAREEPMTFDKVTADFEELFTENEHFEFYWFPHTGNCNTKRNNRSAGPENPVGPVRGWIEDEFLSNGAFQVANLLGRAVPAAIPSIAGFSSRVLSARTYTDIPYKVFTSPRRVRFVEMEYAVPREALVETLRELKAMVDSSTLRVSFPVEVRTAPADDITLSTASGRDSAYIAVHMFKGTPYQAYFTAAERIFTAHEGRPHWGKVHTRDAEYFSRAYPRFGEFTALRDRLDPDRRFANDYLRRVLGS
- a CDS encoding MFS transporter, producing MTSPYRALFAAPGSKSFSAAGLLGRMPLSMMGIGVVTMISQLTGRYGLAGALSATIALAAAAMGPQVSRLVDLHGQRRILRPVTVFALAAAGMLLVAAHYKWPDWVLFVCSAGIGCVPSIGAMIRARWAALYGGTPQLHTAYSLESVVDEICFIFGPIISIGLSTVWFPEAGPLLAACFLTAGVFWLTSQRATEPQPHPRGQHSGGSALRSAGLQVLVATFVATGAIFGAVDVVTVAFAEEQGHKGAASIVLALYAAGSCLAGAVFGLLHFKGSAEGRWLLGICAMAVSMIPLLLVGNLPFLAVALFVAGLSIAPTMITTMSLIEQHVPRAKLTEGMTWVSTGLAVGVALGSSVAGWVIDSAGAKAGYGVPAVSGAVAVAVGFLGYRRLSRPVLQRGGSHEHRSEREERHVA
- the sepH gene encoding septation protein SepH, with the protein product MTSAGTTREVPMPELRVVAVSNDGTRLVLKAADSTEYTLPIDERLRAAVRGDRPRLGQIEIEVESHLRPRDIQARIRAGASAEEVAQLAGIPVDRVRRFEGPVLAERAFMAERARKTPVRRPGENAGPQLGEAVQERLLIRGAEKDTVQWDSWRRDDGTWEVMLVYRVAGEPHAASWTYDPPRRLVQAVDDEARSLIGESDDLAAPEPSFPFVPRIARLPRDRPLDRALDRQTERPSLPPASPESSEEAEDRDSLTSLLEAVPSFRGDMVVPERPAPAERPAAEEPVPEPEEEEPPAPAASAGAGSAYADVLMPRSVGSHRDRLVGATDRQAEADGVRPGRRAAVPSWDEIVFGTRRKKQD
- a CDS encoding VOC family protein; its protein translation is MTEARESAGPNGTTHARHTPGTPCWVSLMAHDTAATQEFYGALFGWEFQPGPPQLGPYARALLDGREVAGIGQLPPDRHLPIAWTPYFASADVDRTAEKVRYSGGTVGVGPLDAAEAGRLAIASDTSGAVFGIWQRMAHLGTELTGVPGTPAWNELVTRDTESVVKFYQAVFGYDLEPAGSPGFDYVTLHIDGRPVAGVHGVGNTLPRDRGPHWLTYFEAAEPDDTVRLVTELGGRLLRAAHDSPYGRVATVADPEGAVFSLIHAVS
- a CDS encoding alkaline phosphatase family protein is translated as MALPTWDHPEPLAVDSAPVPEYGSGSLADLLPTLAAGMSVPGATAAIPELTAADRNCVFLIDGLGWEQLKAHPDEAPFMTSLLASSRGGTGRPITAGYPATTATSLASVGTGLPPGAHGLPGYTARNPATGELMNQLRWNPWTEPRAWQPYPTIFQLADAAGVHTAQVSSPTFQNTPLTKVALSGGTFHGRLSGEERMDFAAEQLSAGDRSLVYTYYAEVDGKGHRFGVDSDPWRGQLMYVDRLVQRLAEQLPPRTALYVTADHGMIDIPFDEQHRIDFDEDWELRAGVALLGGEGRARHVYAVPGAEADVLTCWREVLGEQFWVASRDEAIDAGWFGPRVDERVYARLGDVIAAARDDVLIIASEREPKESVMVGNHGSMTPVEQLVPLLQVRS
- a CDS encoding sulfurtransferase, with product MNAIITAPELASDLAGPTPPVLLDVRWRLGGPNLRSEYENAHIPGAVFVDLDSELAGPAGAAGRHPLPDPEVFGAAMRAAGVSRNRDVVVYDGGQGWAAARAWWLLGHSGHPSVRVLDGGFAAWSGPVSSEVPSPAPGTFVPTAGDRPSLDADGAAALARTGLLLDARAGERYRGEVEPIDPVGGHIPGAVSAPTTENVTEDGRFLPADELADRFKSLGVTPASEVGVYCGSGVSGAHEVLALAVAGIPAALYVGSWSEWSQDTDRPVAVGPDPQ